In Caldisericia bacterium, a genomic segment contains:
- a CDS encoding helicase-related protein: MIELKEGMIVEGLWNEPVEIISINNLNTYIELVVEKKLSNQIVRQIFSNEDLNKLRELSVFNFNSNSNHIFLSLESLRFRYASIFDPLLAMNITKIDPLPFQIEAVYGYILKLPKIRFLLADDPGAGKTIMAGLVIKELKLRGIVKKILIIVPGHLKEQWIRELTDKFKENFEIIDRNSFNYSYGENPWQKYNQIITSMDFAKQDEILLSLESVEWDLVIVDEAHKMAAYLYGDKSKETDRYKLGKVISKNTKHLLFLTATPHKGDPENFRLFLDLLNPGFFASKELIEESIKNKENPLFIRRMKEDLRDFEGKPLFTRRFVKTIKFYLSDKEKELYNELSKYVIVEYNKALKSDKKRNIAFALLILQRRMASSTYALYESLKRRKRKLEEIYNKKEELILSDSNFSFNKIEELEDYEENERWKIERDWETISVAENYQELKKEIENLDKLIRQAEDIINNEEEVKLKELKKAIEEGFKKIDEIGGNRKILIFTESKDTLDYLVKKIKSWGYEVNSIHGGMSLQERIDAEREFKNRTEVMVATEAAGEGINLQFCHLMINYDIPWNPNRIEQRMGRIHRYGQQKDVHIFNLIAVDTREGTVFNKIFEKLDEIRRALGSDKVFDIIGDVFKDKNLYQLLIEAVSNTKSLDEILKEIEIKVDEDYIRRIKDTLIGETLATKIIDFTRIKEISEKAKENRLIPEYVEEYFKKVFNILNGKLVKKGEFYEIDSVPDELRKFNNDFNFKSKFGTIQRNYRKITFDKETAFKNPDAEFISFGHPLLEAMIEWSLKNYYKELLNGGIFEDPQNKYCGFIYFYEGEVKDGLGEVVGKKIFSIYYDGENLIEVNPSILWDLEPVSDSLSNIENLNFNKDVVINKSIEIIQKYKDELLKERLRQIDIKRKYGIKSLEYLINELEIEMIKYIENNKLNNKRFENMGQRKKDYEEAKKKLEEELENEKNLTISKPKLVGVIYVKPRSKDMMESDKEIERMGMEYVIKYEKEHGREPIDVSKENLGYDIKSKGEKEIRYIEVKARKDYGDIILTFNEFLKAKRFEDDYYLYVVFNVVNKPDLRIIKNPYENIEKLQKIVDIKFIINENEIKNKGEVG, translated from the coding sequence TTGATTGAACTTAAAGAAGGAATGATTGTTGAGGGTCTTTGGAATGAACCTGTCGAAATTATTTCAATTAATAATTTAAATACATATATTGAATTAGTTGTAGAAAAAAAACTATCAAATCAAATAGTAAGACAAATATTTTCAAATGAAGATCTAAACAAATTAAGAGAACTTTCTGTTTTCAACTTCAATTCAAATAGTAACCATATATTTTTGAGTTTAGAATCTTTAAGATTTAGATATGCTTCAATTTTTGATCCATTACTTGCAATGAACATAACAAAAATTGATCCTCTTCCTTTTCAAATTGAGGCTGTGTATGGTTATATCCTTAAATTACCAAAGATAAGATTTTTATTAGCAGATGATCCAGGAGCTGGAAAAACGATTATGGCTGGTCTTGTTATAAAAGAGTTAAAATTAAGAGGAATTGTTAAAAAAATTTTAATTATTGTTCCAGGTCATTTAAAAGAACAATGGATTAGAGAATTAACAGATAAATTTAAAGAAAATTTTGAGATTATTGATAGAAATTCCTTTAATTATTCTTATGGAGAAAATCCATGGCAAAAATATAATCAAATTATAACCTCTATGGATTTTGCAAAACAAGATGAAATTTTACTCTCATTAGAGAGTGTAGAGTGGGATTTGGTAATTGTTGATGAAGCACATAAAATGGCAGCATATCTTTATGGTGATAAATCAAAAGAAACTGATAGATATAAGTTGGGAAAAGTTATTTCAAAAAACACAAAACATCTTTTGTTTCTTACGGCAACACCACACAAAGGTGATCCAGAAAATTTCCGACTTTTTCTTGATCTTCTTAATCCAGGTTTTTTTGCATCAAAAGAACTAATTGAAGAATCTATAAAAAACAAAGAAAACCCTTTATTTATAAGAAGAATGAAAGAAGACTTAAGAGATTTTGAAGGAAAACCTCTATTTACAAGAAGATTTGTAAAAACTATAAAATTTTATTTATCAGATAAAGAAAAGGAGCTTTATAATGAATTATCAAAGTATGTTATTGTGGAATATAATAAAGCATTAAAAAGTGATAAAAAAAGAAATATTGCTTTTGCGCTTTTAATTCTCCAAAGAAGAATGGCATCAAGTACTTATGCGCTTTATGAATCACTTAAGAGAAGAAAAAGAAAATTAGAAGAAATATATAATAAAAAAGAAGAATTAATTTTAAGCGATAGCAATTTTTCATTCAATAAAATTGAAGAGTTAGAAGATTATGAAGAAAATGAGAGATGGAAGATAGAAAGAGATTGGGAGACAATAAGTGTTGCTGAAAATTATCAAGAATTAAAAAAAGAGATTGAGAATCTTGATAAGTTAATTAGGCAAGCAGAAGATATTATAAACAATGAAGAAGAAGTAAAATTAAAAGAATTAAAGAAAGCGATTGAAGAAGGTTTTAAAAAAATTGATGAAATTGGTGGAAATAGAAAAATTTTGATATTTACTGAATCAAAAGATACTCTTGATTATCTCGTAAAAAAGATTAAATCTTGGGGTTATGAAGTGAATAGTATACATGGTGGAATGAGTTTACAAGAGAGAATTGATGCAGAAAGAGAATTTAAGAATAGAACAGAAGTTATGGTTGCAACAGAAGCTGCAGGAGAAGGAATTAATCTTCAATTTTGTCATCTAATGATTAATTATGATATACCATGGAACCCTAATAGAATTGAACAGAGGATGGGAAGAATTCATAGATATGGACAACAAAAAGATGTTCATATCTTTAACCTTATAGCAGTAGATACAAGAGAAGGCACAGTTTTCAATAAGATTTTTGAAAAGTTAGATGAAATAAGAAGAGCTTTAGGAAGTGATAAAGTCTTTGATATAATTGGTGATGTTTTCAAAGATAAAAATCTTTATCAACTTTTGATTGAAGCAGTATCAAACACAAAATCTCTTGATGAAATTCTAAAAGAAATTGAGATAAAAGTTGACGAAGATTATATTCGAAGAATAAAAGATACATTAATTGGCGAAACACTTGCAACAAAAATAATTGATTTTACAAGAATAAAAGAAATTTCTGAAAAAGCGAAAGAAAATAGATTAATACCAGAATATGTAGAAGAGTATTTTAAAAAAGTTTTTAATATTTTAAATGGAAAATTAGTAAAAAAGGGTGAATTTTATGAAATAGATTCTGTGCCAGATGAGTTACGAAAATTTAATAATGATTTTAATTTCAAATCTAAATTTGGCACAATTCAACGAAATTATAGAAAAATTACTTTTGATAAAGAAACGGCATTTAAAAATCCAGATGCAGAATTTATATCTTTTGGTCACCCACTATTAGAGGCAATGATTGAATGGTCTTTAAAAAATTATTATAAAGAATTACTTAATGGTGGAATTTTTGAAGACCCTCAAAATAAATATTGTGGCTTCATCTATTTTTATGAGGGAGAAGTGAAAGATGGATTGGGCGAAGTTGTTGGTAAAAAAATATTTTCAATTTATTATGATGGTGAAAATTTAATTGAAGTTAATCCATCTATTTTATGGGATTTGGAGCCAGTTAGTGATTCGCTATCTAATATAGAAAATTTAAATTTTAACAAAGATGTTGTTATAAATAAATCAATCGAAATAATTCAAAAATATAAAGATGAACTTTTAAAGGAGAGATTAAGACAAATAGATATCAAAAGGAAATATGGTATAAAATCACTTGAGTATTTAATTAATGAACTTGAAATAGAAATGATAAAATATATTGAGAATAATAAATTAAATAATAAAAGGTTTGAAAATATGGGACAAAGAAAAAAAGATTATGAAGAAGCAAAGAAAAAACTTGAAGAAGAACTTGAGAATGAAAAAAACTTAACTATTTCTAAACCAAAACTTGTTGGAGTAATTTATGTAAAACCTAGATCAAAAGATATGATGGAAAGCGATAAAGAAATTGAAAGAATGGGAATGGAATATGTTATTAAATACGAAAAAGAACATGGAAGAGAACCAATTGATGTTTCAAAAGAAAATCTTGGATATGATATAAAATCAAAAGGTGAAAAAGAGATAAGATATATTGAAGTTAAAGCAAGAAAAGATTATGGAGATATTATTTTAACATTTAATGAATTTCTAAAAGCAAAAAGATTCGAAGATGATTATTATCTTTATGTTGTATTTAATGTAGTAAATAAGCCAGATTTAAGAATTATTAAAAACCCCTATGAAAATATAGAGAAACTTCAAAAGATTGTTGATATAAAATTTATTATTAATGAAAATGAAATCAAAAATAAAGGAGAAGTTGGATGA
- the cas2 gene encoding CRISPR-associated endonuclease Cas2: protein MYIIMVYDVNERRVNKVLKIGRKYLNWIQNSVLEGEITIAKYEKLKSEILRVINKEEDSVIFYILRTTMYSQREIIGLKKGGSEIVI from the coding sequence ATGTATATTATCATGGTTTATGATGTAAATGAAAGGAGAGTAAATAAAGTATTAAAAATAGGAAGAAAATATTTAAATTGGATACAAAATTCTGTTTTAGAAGGCGAAATAACAATTGCTAAATATGAAAAACTTAAATCTGAAATTTTAAGAGTAATTAATAAAGAAGAAGACTCAGTTATTTTTTATATATTAAGAACAACCATGTATTCACAAAGAGAAATAATAGGTTTAAAAAAAGGAGGTTCTGAGATTGTTATATAA
- the cas1b gene encoding type I-B CRISPR-associated endonuclease Cas1b, protein MKERIFVFTNGELKRKQNTIYFEGEGGIKKFLPIENLNELHIFGEVTFNKEILEFLTQNEVILHFYNYYGYYIGSYYPREHYNSGYMILKQAEHYIDIEKRFHLAKKFVYGAASNIEKVLNYYHSRGVDLSDIISKIINLTKLFNECENIEQLMAIEGNIREVYYNAFDRIIDKEEFSFDERSKKPPKNRLNALISFGNSLLYTTILSEIYKTHLDPRIGFLHATNFRRFTLNLDISEIFKPIIVDRVIFYLLNKNMIDLSDFDQKLGGLYLKEKGRRTFIEKFEERLNTTIKHRKIGKDVSYRRILRLELYKLEKHLIGEEEYEPFISEW, encoded by the coding sequence ATGAAAGAGAGAATTTTTGTTTTCACAAATGGTGAGTTAAAAAGAAAACAAAATACTATCTACTTTGAAGGTGAGGGTGGTATTAAAAAATTCTTACCAATAGAGAATTTAAATGAACTACACATATTTGGAGAAGTTACATTTAATAAAGAGATATTAGAGTTTTTAACTCAAAATGAAGTTATTTTACATTTTTACAACTATTATGGTTATTATATTGGATCTTATTATCCTCGTGAGCATTATAATTCAGGGTATATGATTCTAAAGCAAGCAGAACATTATATTGACATTGAAAAAAGATTTCATCTTGCAAAGAAATTTGTCTATGGTGCGGCTTCAAACATAGAAAAGGTCTTGAATTATTACCACTCAAGAGGTGTAGATTTAAGTGATATTATTTCAAAAATAATAAATTTAACAAAACTGTTTAATGAATGTGAAAATATAGAGCAATTAATGGCAATAGAAGGTAACATAAGAGAAGTTTATTATAACGCTTTTGATAGAATCATTGATAAAGAAGAATTTTCTTTTGATGAAAGGAGTAAAAAACCACCTAAAAATAGATTAAATGCATTAATTAGTTTTGGCAATTCTCTTTTATACACCACGATTCTATCAGAAATTTATAAAACACATTTAGATCCTAGAATTGGTTTTTTGCATGCTACTAATTTTAGAAGATTTACATTAAACTTAGATATTTCAGAAATTTTTAAACCTATTATTGTAGATAGAGTGATTTTTTATCTTTTGAATAAAAATATGATTGATTTATCAGATTTTGATCAAAAACTTGGAGGGTTATATTTAAAAGAGAAAGGTAGGAGGACTTTTATAGAAAAATTTGAGGAAAGATTAAACACAACTATAAAACATAGGAAAATTGGTAAAGATGTTTCATATAGAAGAATATTAAGATTAGAGTTATATAAATTAGAAAAACATTTAATTGGTGAAGAAGAATATGAGCCTTTTATATCAGAGTGGTGA
- the cas4 gene encoding CRISPR-associated protein Cas4, whose protein sequence is MFSITGTLIWYFNICKREVWFMSRELNPDQDNSFLEFGRVIEENFYKRANKFYNFKNMKIDLIKKSGKYLLIGEIKKSSKYEKSSILQLAFYLKKLKELGVESKGELLIPKERKVIKVELNEQLEKEIDKAIEEIEKIIILDKPPELQKNRFCKRCAFREFCWS, encoded by the coding sequence GTGTTCTCTATAACTGGAACTCTTATTTGGTATTTTAATATATGCAAGAGAGAAGTATGGTTTATGAGTAGAGAACTAAATCCAGATCAAGATAATTCTTTTCTTGAATTTGGAAGAGTTATTGAAGAAAATTTTTATAAAAGAGCAAATAAATTTTACAATTTTAAAAATATGAAGATTGATCTTATAAAAAAGAGTGGAAAATATTTACTCATAGGTGAAATTAAAAAATCAAGTAAATATGAAAAATCAAGTATATTACAACTTGCTTTTTATCTAAAGAAATTAAAGGAGTTAGGAGTAGAATCTAAAGGTGAGTTATTGATCCCTAAGGAAAGAAAAGTTATAAAAGTTGAATTAAATGAACAATTAGAGAAAGAGATTGATAAAGCAATTGAAGAAATAGAAAAGATAATAATTTTAGATAAACCACCAGAACTTCAAAAAAATAGATTTTGTAAAAGATGTGCTTTTAGAGAATTTTGTTGGTCATGA
- the cas3 gene encoding CRISPR-associated helicase Cas3', with product MSFYFKLKSHPKKLLYHHLKNVGEISKKIVLSKEGIKDKELLSEISYLIGISHDFAKSTTYFQEYLKTGIKTERAYHGRLSSIFGYYLIKKFTKFNNTSYNISLISWLVIMKHHLDLEDLMGTQGELEKLNDLYIEKEKINNIRQFHLNEVNAIYSNLSPIEINLEEFFEEFEDICKEIKKEGEKIAFESNIKNYFLILFLYSVLLDSDKLDASEIDFEKLEEERKKWINIPSDLVDRYKKVKFTDDGEKINIVRNDSYKEIISRLKEIEKNLENERIFSIELPTGFGKTLTVLSFALKLRHIIKSRLGTTPRIIYSLPFLSIIDQNVDVFSEVLAEYAGIANWKELLKMNEKEKREKLEKIPSSLLLKHHHLIDIKYITSEEELEDDPSKSLLLIEGWHSEIIMTTFVQFFHSLITNRNKAARKFHNMANSIIILDEVQSIPYEYWLLVKEALKHLVYNYNSWLILMTATQPFIFKEDEIIPLIKDKNKYFGKFNRVKYLINTDEIDFDEFKKNLLNEILESNKNIGIVVNTINASKDLYKFLKDELKKIYGEPKNKIENEGLKGILEFKNLILINLSTHILPIHRIERIRYIKNSNDKRKIIVTTQLIEAGVDIDLDIIYRDMAPFDCIIQTGGRCNRNNEKNEGVLKILHLKDNNRTFSRIYDSTLIGITKEIFENLKNKQIGEKEIGLLIPEYFKKVLERGAENSSKENIEAMERLMFSTIGKFQLITDEEPKIDIFVDINKESSEIWKNYKEIRKIKDKYKRRNEFLKIRNKFYNFIISVPKKEVEEFLIEPYLGYITEKNYDMEIGYKSCEKSVWII from the coding sequence ATGTCATTTTATTTTAAGCTCAAATCACACCCAAAAAAACTTCTATATCATCATTTAAAAAATGTTGGTGAGATTTCTAAGAAAATAGTGCTTAGTAAAGAAGGAATAAAAGATAAAGAATTATTATCAGAAATATCTTATTTAATTGGTATTTCTCATGATTTTGCAAAGTCGACAACATATTTTCAAGAATACCTTAAGACTGGTATAAAAACTGAAAGAGCATATCATGGGAGATTGTCTTCAATTTTTGGGTATTATTTAATAAAAAAATTTACAAAATTTAATAATACCTCTTATAATATTTCTTTAATTTCATGGCTTGTAATAATGAAACACCATCTTGATCTTGAAGATTTAATGGGAACACAAGGAGAATTAGAAAAATTAAATGATTTGTATATAGAAAAGGAGAAAATAAATAATATTAGACAATTTCATCTTAATGAAGTGAATGCTATATACAGTAACTTAAGCCCGATTGAAATAAATTTAGAGGAATTTTTTGAAGAATTTGAAGATATTTGTAAAGAAATAAAGAAAGAAGGAGAAAAAATAGCATTTGAAAGTAATATTAAAAACTATTTTTTGATTCTATTTCTATACTCTGTTTTGTTGGATTCAGATAAACTTGATGCATCAGAAATTGATTTTGAGAAGTTGGAAGAAGAAAGAAAAAAGTGGATTAATATTCCATCAGACTTAGTTGATCGTTATAAAAAAGTAAAATTTACAGATGATGGGGAGAAAATAAATATTGTAAGAAATGACTCATATAAGGAGATAATTTCAAGACTAAAAGAAATTGAAAAAAACTTGGAAAATGAAAGAATTTTTTCTATAGAATTACCAACAGGTTTTGGAAAAACATTAACTGTTTTATCTTTTGCATTAAAATTGAGACATATTATTAAATCTCGATTAGGTACTACACCAAGAATAATTTATTCACTTCCCTTTTTAAGCATAATAGATCAAAATGTAGATGTATTTTCTGAGGTTTTGGCAGAATATGCAGGAATTGCAAACTGGAAAGAATTATTAAAAATGAACGAAAAAGAAAAAAGGGAAAAATTAGAAAAAATACCAAGTAGTCTACTTTTAAAACATCACCATCTTATAGATATTAAATATATAACAAGTGAGGAGGAATTAGAAGATGATCCAAGTAAATCTTTATTGTTAATAGAAGGATGGCATTCAGAAATAATTATGACTACATTTGTCCAATTTTTCCACAGTTTGATTACAAATAGAAATAAAGCAGCGAGAAAGTTCCATAACATGGCAAATTCCATAATTATTTTAGATGAAGTACAATCTATTCCTTATGAATATTGGCTTTTAGTGAAAGAGGCATTAAAACATCTCGTTTATAATTATAACAGTTGGCTTATTTTGATGACAGCAACACAACCTTTTATTTTTAAAGAAGATGAAATTATTCCTTTGATAAAAGACAAAAATAAATATTTTGGAAAATTTAATAGAGTGAAATACTTGATAAATACTGATGAGATAGATTTTGATGAATTTAAGAAAAATCTATTAAATGAAATTTTAGAAAGCAATAAAAATATTGGGATTGTTGTAAATACAATAAATGCCTCAAAAGATCTCTATAAGTTTTTAAAAGATGAATTAAAGAAAATATACGGAGAGCCTAAAAATAAAATAGAAAATGAAGGATTAAAAGGAATTTTAGAATTCAAAAACTTAATTTTAATTAATCTTTCAACACATATTTTACCTATCCATAGAATAGAAAGAATAAGATATATTAAAAACAGCAATGATAAAAGAAAAATAATAGTTACAACTCAATTAATAGAGGCTGGAGTTGATATAGACTTAGATATAATTTATAGAGATATGGCTCCTTTTGACTGTATTATTCAAACAGGAGGAAGATGTAACAGAAACAATGAAAAAAATGAGGGTGTTTTAAAAATTTTACATTTAAAAGATAATAATAGGACTTTTAGTAGAATTTATGATAGTACTTTAATTGGAATAACAAAAGAAATATTTGAAAATTTAAAAAATAAACAAATTGGAGAAAAAGAAATAGGTTTATTAATACCTGAATATTTTAAAAAAGTCTTAGAAAGAGGAGCTGAAAACTCATCAAAGGAAAATATAGAAGCAATGGAAAGGTTAATGTTTTCAACAATTGGTAAATTTCAACTTATAACAGATGAAGAGCCAAAGATTGATATATTTGTTGACATCAACAAAGAGTCAAGTGAAATATGGAAAAATTATAAAGAGATAAGAAAGATTAAAGATAAATATAAAAGAAGAAATGAGTTTTTAAAGATAAGAAATAAATTTTATAATTTTATAATTTCTGTACCTAAAAAAGAAGTTGAGGAGTTTCTAATCGAACCATATTTAGGGTACATAACTGAGAAAAACTATGATATGGAAATTGGATATAAAAGTTGTGAAAAAAGTGTTTGGATAATTTAA
- the cas5b gene encoding type I-B CRISPR-associated protein Cas5b has translation MPDINKVLVFDVWGDYAHFRRGYTTTSPLTYPFPPRTALSGMIAAIIGLPRDSYYNLFSKDNSAIALQIINPIKRIKITQNLIDTKTGFYLWDNKGQRTQIPFEYLKEPKYRIYLWMKENLDDLARLLKEHKSIYTPYLGISECIANFKYIDILEVEPKYTEDEIVEISSIIKNSNDIKIVLEEGKRYGKIKIPGFMDNNRVIQDFLEMIYEEDGKKIKIISGNYYKVIGKNIDVNVILF, from the coding sequence ATGCCTGATATAAATAAAGTTCTTGTCTTTGATGTTTGGGGAGATTATGCACATTTTAGGAGAGGTTATACAACAACATCTCCATTAACTTACCCCTTTCCTCCACGAACTGCTCTTTCTGGAATGATAGCTGCAATAATAGGATTACCAAGAGATAGTTATTATAACTTATTTAGTAAAGATAATAGTGCCATTGCTTTACAAATTATAAACCCTATAAAAAGGATAAAGATTACACAAAATTTAATTGATACAAAAACAGGTTTTTATTTATGGGATAATAAGGGACAAAGAACACAGATTCCTTTTGAATATCTTAAAGAACCAAAATACAGAATTTATTTATGGATGAAAGAAAATTTAGATGATCTAGCGCGTCTCTTAAAAGAACATAAGTCTATCTATACTCCTTACCTTGGAATTTCAGAGTGCATAGCAAATTTCAAATATATTGATATACTTGAGGTTGAACCAAAATATACTGAAGATGAAATAGTTGAAATATCATCTATCATTAAAAATAGTAATGATATTAAAATTGTATTAGAAGAAGGCAAAAGATACGGAAAAATTAAAATCCCGGGATTTATGGACAATAATAGAGTTATACAGGATTTTTTAGAGATGATATATGAAGAAGATGGAAAAAAAATAAAAATAATCAGTGGAAACTATTATAAAGTAATAGGCAAGAATATCGATGTCAATGTCATTTTATTTTAA
- the cas7b gene encoding type I-B CRISPR-associated protein Cas7/Csh2: MMDVVRRSELIFLYDVKDANPNGDPDENKPRLDVETEINIVTDVRLKRTIRDYLAKFKGKDIWLKEEIEEDGSRKTREKKLEEAGIKNKANAVNLLEKYIDLRLFGATIAGKQPKERKGEEEEIEEVGKTKRKGEKVFTWIGPVQFRFGHSLHKVEPVFIKGTSVLPTQEMKAGGSFTESWIVPYSLICFYGLINENAAKDTKLTEEDINELLDGMWNGTKNLITRSKIGQVPRLLLRVIYNEKNYHIGDLDKEIKLLDINGKEIDKDGRNGKTLRSIDEVKVELSDLVTILKEKSDRIKEVQIEANDKVLFKVDDREYRGKKALIEGLKSIVELKDKIKELNLDK; the protein is encoded by the coding sequence ATTATGGATGTAGTAAGAAGATCTGAGTTAATTTTTTTGTATGATGTTAAAGATGCAAATCCTAATGGAGATCCAGATGAGAATAAACCACGTTTAGATGTAGAAACTGAAATAAACATTGTGACTGATGTTAGATTAAAGAGAACAATAAGAGACTATTTAGCTAAATTCAAAGGAAAAGATATCTGGCTAAAGGAAGAAATTGAAGAAGACGGATCAAGGAAAACAAGAGAAAAGAAATTAGAGGAAGCCGGGATAAAAAATAAAGCTAATGCAGTGAATCTTTTAGAGAAGTATATTGATTTAAGACTTTTTGGTGCAACTATAGCTGGCAAACAACCTAAAGAAAGAAAAGGGGAGGAAGAGGAAATCGAAGAGGTTGGAAAAACAAAAAGAAAAGGAGAAAAAGTATTCACTTGGATAGGACCTGTACAGTTTAGATTTGGACATTCCCTTCATAAAGTTGAGCCTGTTTTTATTAAAGGAACAAGTGTATTACCAACACAAGAAATGAAAGCAGGTGGGTCATTTACTGAATCATGGATAGTACCTTATTCTTTAATTTGCTTTTATGGTTTGATTAATGAAAATGCAGCCAAAGATACAAAACTAACGGAAGAGGATATAAATGAACTCCTTGATGGAATGTGGAATGGAACCAAAAATCTCATTACTAGATCCAAAATAGGTCAAGTCCCTAGATTATTATTACGTGTAATTTATAATGAAAAAAATTATCATATTGGTGATTTGGATAAAGAGATAAAACTTCTCGATATTAATGGGAAAGAGATTGATAAAGATGGGAGAAATGGAAAAACTTTAAGAAGTATCGATGAGGTAAAAGTGGAGTTATCAGATCTTGTAACAATATTAAAAGAAAAAAGTGATAGAATAAAAGAAGTTCAAATAGAAGCAAATGATAAAGTTCTGTTTAAAGTTGATGATAGGGAATACCGAGGTAAAAAAGCACTAATAGAGGGTTTAAAAAGTATTGTAGAATTGAAGGATAAGATAAAAGAGCTTAACTTGGATAAGTAA